In a genomic window of Gloeothece verrucosa PCC 7822:
- a CDS encoding alkaline phosphatase, with the protein MKFLSFPLNLNSSFAKVIALGVMGFTGSLSLTPEIAHAATVTNTKNVIIMIGDGMGWEMARAAAIQKQINAGNTGNRLSDFYTSGKGSGLAFQQLSNYALATTYGTTIAPPNGKFSTGNSALNNTNPATGQSPVLPGFVFNPVFNPGTTTTGGASNPNNYAVGNLVGYDPVSGGAAPWDPAYYGGPIPSGFNKEYIKYSYPDSANTATTLYTGVKSYNNAIGVDIYEQALDSALKIASLEGKSTGLVTSVPVDHATPGAAAANVNRRNKYDEPYPLLDNILQQELRVFQPTVILGGGNPISTPGSPLPEGVEPNQSFEFITKDTYDYLVANPINNRYDYRFLENGSNAANTLLSVAATLDPNNGDRLLGLYGAEGQNGNLPINSANGTYQNTGLDNFSLYSSAQAGNPRNIIPGIPNPDTDRPLRPGETDAEFIARQLDENPRLKDLTQAALTVLGKDPDGFWLMVEGGDIDWAAHDDNIDNLIGAISDFNDSVEYVMNWIADNGGWEKNLLLVTADHDHYLTLRDDFPELLRTVGAHDLAYSRHTPADAGHFWGSEGSDPALVNSLVKYKWGSHSNRPVPVYFQGNGSEVLLNSVGTGYTIYGEQVPGIPGLVDQVHIAKTQLDALQAVPEPTTVGGGILALVMGGFFRSKKRHVK; encoded by the coding sequence ATGAAATTTCTATCTTTCCCTCTCAACTTAAATTCCTCTTTTGCAAAAGTTATCGCACTGGGTGTAATGGGATTCACAGGAAGCCTTTCCTTAACCCCTGAAATTGCTCATGCCGCTACTGTAACCAATACCAAAAATGTCATCATCATGATTGGGGATGGTATGGGCTGGGAAATGGCCCGCGCGGCAGCTATTCAAAAGCAAATTAATGCTGGAAATACGGGAAATCGTTTAAGTGATTTTTATACATCTGGTAAAGGATCTGGATTAGCTTTTCAACAACTGTCTAACTATGCCCTCGCAACCACTTACGGAACTACCATTGCTCCCCCTAATGGCAAATTTAGTACAGGTAACTCGGCTCTAAATAATACAAATCCGGCCACAGGACAAAGTCCGGTTTTACCGGGTTTTGTCTTCAATCCTGTTTTTAACCCAGGTACCACCACCACAGGAGGTGCTTCCAATCCCAATAATTACGCGGTGGGAAATCTTGTGGGCTACGATCCAGTAAGTGGGGGGGCGGCTCCTTGGGACCCGGCTTATTACGGCGGGCCGATCCCTTCAGGATTTAACAAAGAATATATCAAATATAGCTATCCTGACTCAGCCAATACGGCAACCACACTCTATACAGGAGTCAAGAGCTATAACAACGCTATTGGTGTAGATATTTATGAGCAAGCACTAGATTCTGCCTTAAAAATCGCGTCACTAGAGGGAAAATCTACAGGTTTGGTTACTTCTGTTCCTGTAGACCATGCCACTCCTGGAGCCGCCGCCGCTAACGTTAACCGTCGCAATAAATACGATGAACCCTATCCTTTACTGGATAACATTCTGCAACAAGAATTGCGGGTTTTCCAGCCCACAGTTATTTTAGGCGGCGGAAATCCTATCAGTACCCCAGGTTCTCCGCTTCCGGAGGGTGTTGAACCGAACCAAAGTTTTGAGTTTATCACCAAAGATACTTATGATTATTTAGTGGCTAATCCTATCAACAACCGCTATGATTACCGATTTTTAGAGAATGGCTCCAATGCCGCCAACACGTTATTATCAGTAGCCGCCACACTTGATCCTAACAATGGTGATCGTCTTTTAGGACTCTATGGTGCAGAAGGACAAAACGGTAACTTACCCATCAACTCAGCCAATGGCACTTACCAAAACACAGGACTCGATAATTTTTCTCTCTATAGCTCCGCTCAGGCCGGCAATCCCCGCAATATTATCCCAGGGATTCCCAACCCTGATACAGACCGTCCCTTACGCCCCGGAGAAACCGATGCCGAGTTTATCGCTAGACAATTAGATGAAAATCCTCGTCTTAAAGACCTGACTCAAGCGGCTTTAACTGTTTTAGGGAAAGACCCGGATGGTTTCTGGCTGATGGTAGAAGGAGGAGACATTGACTGGGCCGCCCATGACGATAATATCGATAATCTCATCGGAGCTATTTCTGACTTTAACGATTCCGTCGAATATGTGATGAATTGGATTGCCGATAATGGCGGCTGGGAGAAAAACTTATTGCTCGTAACAGCCGACCATGACCATTATTTAACCCTCAGAGATGATTTTCCTGAACTATTACGAACTGTTGGCGCTCATGACTTAGCTTATTCAAGACATACGCCGGCTGATGCGGGTCATTTCTGGGGATCTGAAGGTTCTGATCCGGCTCTGGTTAACAGTTTGGTTAAGTATAAATGGGGTAGTCATAGCAACCGTCCGGTTCCTGTTTATTTTCAAGGAAATGGCTCAGAAGTCTTGCTCAATTCTGTCGGAACTGGCTATACCATTTATGGTGAGCAGGTTCCGGGAATTCCTGGGTTAGTGGATCAAGTCCATATTGCTAAGACTCAGCTTGATGCTTTACAGGCGGTTCCTGAACCTACAACCGTTGGCGGAGGAATTTTAGCTCTAGTTATGGGGGGTTTCTTCCGATCCAAAAAACGCCATGTTAAGTAA
- a CDS encoding ExeM/NucH family extracellular endonuclease — protein sequence MLRISTYAPLTALLGLGFFAPASYAALLGQYTFNSDSLAASNVANNVSFSNFGTGSGVTNPSTNPTGFATGNPTPAIIRSSWSSGFTANDYFNFTVTLTNNNILNLSNLTFNNQRSNTGPNQIEIRSSLDNYATVIASSSSVSTNINSASLSFNLAALSNISQPLDLRIYAYGASSSAGTLRLDNVQLNGDVSGAAIPTLPIYEIQGTGNSSSYVGQTIKTQGVVVGSFLGANQLNGFFIQDNSGNNNPSTSGASNGIFVSAPTLTNLDLGTLVEVVGSVSENFNRTQLTLTNPLNILGTGVSVAPTQVTLPVASSDYLERYEGMSVTLPQTLTVTNNFTLGRYGELGLSSGRLYQPTQIATPGAAANAVQAANNLNLLVLDDGSNRQNPDPIAYPSPVPPGLTANNTLRTGETTTGVTGILDYGFSTYRIQPTLTPSFNQAANPRPQTPAEVGGDIKIGDFNLENYFTTLGSRGAQTEFEFQRQQDKLVSAILGLNADVLGLEEVQNNGYGPNSAIASLVDALNTVAGAGTYAYINPGVAQLGTDQIAVGLLYKPSRVNPVGNAAILDTGIFNPTINRPALAQTFKGLLDSEQFTIAVSHFKSKGGTASAAGSCTAAQNADQGDGQGAFNCTRTLQAIQLSQWLATNPTNSKTNYQIILGDLNSYAKEDPITTIESAGYINLDKQFGGNNTYSYQFQGQFGTLDYGFSSASLLPFVTGATPWHINSDEPDVLGYSTAFKSPSQIDSIYSPDAFASSDHDPLLIGLNFRAVPEPLTLLGAATASLFGVWFKRSTKSKQ from the coding sequence ATGTTACGTATTTCTACTTATGCACCTTTAACAGCTTTGCTCGGATTGGGATTTTTTGCTCCCGCTAGTTATGCTGCTTTACTAGGACAATATACGTTTAATAGTGACAGTTTAGCCGCTAGTAACGTAGCTAATAATGTAAGCTTTAGTAATTTTGGTACAGGTTCAGGTGTAACTAATCCGAGTACAAATCCTACAGGTTTTGCTACAGGTAATCCCACGCCTGCTATTATTCGTAGTAGTTGGAGCAGTGGTTTTACTGCCAATGATTACTTTAACTTTACTGTAACTCTTACTAATAATAACATCCTTAATTTATCCAACTTAACCTTTAATAATCAACGCTCTAATACAGGGCCCAATCAAATAGAAATCCGCTCAAGCTTAGATAATTATGCGACAGTAATCGCTAGTTCCAGTTCAGTTTCCACAAATATTAATTCTGCTTCTCTAAGCTTCAACTTAGCCGCATTGAGCAATATTTCTCAACCTTTAGATTTAAGAATATATGCTTATGGTGCAAGCAGTTCAGCCGGAACATTACGCTTAGATAACGTTCAACTCAATGGCGATGTTTCTGGAGCAGCAATTCCAACCCTGCCCATTTACGAAATTCAAGGAACCGGTAATAGCAGTTCTTATGTAGGCCAAACGATAAAAACTCAAGGGGTAGTGGTTGGTAGCTTTCTCGGGGCCAATCAACTCAATGGTTTCTTTATTCAAGATAATAGCGGTAATAATAATCCCAGCACAAGCGGCGCTTCCAATGGGATTTTTGTTTCTGCACCAACGCTTACGAATCTAGATCTAGGAACTTTAGTAGAGGTGGTGGGTTCCGTTTCTGAAAATTTTAACAGAACACAGCTTACTCTTACTAATCCTCTTAATATTTTAGGGACAGGAGTTTCAGTCGCTCCTACTCAAGTGACTTTGCCGGTTGCGAGTTCCGATTATTTAGAACGTTATGAAGGAATGTCTGTAACCTTACCTCAAACCTTAACGGTAACTAATAATTTTACCCTAGGACGTTATGGGGAACTAGGCTTATCTTCCGGACGACTGTACCAACCCACACAAATTGCTACTCCCGGTGCGGCAGCTAATGCTGTTCAAGCGGCAAACAATCTTAACTTGCTGGTTTTAGATGATGGTAGCAACCGACAAAATCCTGATCCCATTGCTTATCCGTCTCCTGTGCCTCCGGGATTAACCGCTAATAATACTTTAAGAACGGGGGAAACCACCACAGGCGTTACAGGTATTCTAGATTATGGTTTTAGCACTTATCGTATTCAACCAACGCTAACCCCCAGTTTTAATCAAGCTGCAAACCCTCGTCCTCAAACCCCGGCAGAAGTTGGGGGAGATATTAAGATAGGCGATTTTAACCTAGAAAATTATTTTACGACTTTAGGGTCAAGAGGGGCGCAAACTGAATTTGAATTTCAACGCCAGCAAGATAAATTAGTAAGTGCGATTTTAGGTCTTAACGCAGATGTTTTAGGCCTCGAAGAGGTTCAAAATAATGGTTATGGGCCAAACAGTGCTATTGCTAGTCTTGTGGACGCGCTCAACACGGTGGCCGGAGCCGGAACATACGCTTATATTAATCCAGGTGTTGCTCAATTAGGAACTGATCAAATCGCTGTAGGACTTCTTTATAAACCTAGTCGAGTCAACCCTGTGGGTAATGCGGCTATTCTCGATACTGGTATTTTCAATCCAACTATTAACCGTCCTGCTTTAGCGCAAACCTTTAAAGGTTTATTGGACAGCGAGCAATTTACCATTGCTGTTAGCCACTTTAAGTCTAAAGGAGGTACGGCGAGTGCGGCAGGTTCTTGTACGGCGGCTCAAAATGCTGATCAAGGAGACGGACAAGGCGCTTTTAATTGTACTCGTACTCTTCAAGCTATTCAATTAAGCCAATGGTTAGCTACTAACCCTACTAATAGCAAGACTAATTATCAAATAATTTTGGGAGATTTGAATTCCTACGCTAAGGAAGACCCCATTACTACCATCGAGTCCGCAGGTTATATCAACCTAGATAAACAATTTGGTGGCAACAATACTTATTCTTATCAATTTCAAGGGCAGTTTGGTACATTAGATTACGGCTTTAGTAGTGCTAGTCTATTGCCTTTCGTGACGGGTGCAACACCTTGGCATATTAACTCAGATGAACCTGATGTTTTAGGATACAGCACCGCCTTTAAATCTCCCAGTCAAATTGATAGCATTTATTCTCCCGACGCTTTCGCTTCTTCGGACCATGATCCTTTATTAATTGGCTTGAATTTTAGAGCCGTTCCTGAACCTTTGACTTTATTGGGAGCGGCAACCGCTTCTTTATTTGGTGTTTGGTTTAAACGTAGTACAAAATCGAAGCAGTAA
- a CDS encoding endonuclease/exonuclease/phosphatase family protein gives MKINKLFRSLTASIGILASIALSSSMAQAASNFRIATFNTSLSPNQQNGLIDALSIGPNDPAYNTPGTLTYQARQIAEVIQRINPDIILLNEFNYNPANPVGAATLFQQNFLSVGQNVSGDPNGPASPITFNEFYVRPDATTNPFNTGIFSGYALNVQQGGAIPQPSVETSQYANTSWGFGFYPGQYGMVVYSKYPILEEQARTFQNFLWQDMPNNLLPTDWYSPTVAAQFPLSSKSHWDLPIDVNGEIIHVLASHPTPPVFDGPEDRNGRRNHDEIRLWSDYITPGQGNYIYDDKGVFGGLTLGSRFVIMGDQNADPYDGDSSFGAINQLVDNPLINTSFTPGSLGGVQYTDRNPNQIGNPFYDTAAFTGGLRVDYVLPSTNLQILDGLVFWPTDDNPLSSLNNASDHHAVALTLTAAVPEPNTILGVFTVGIFGFLYRKHRNSN, from the coding sequence ATGAAAATAAACAAATTATTCCGTTCTTTAACCGCTAGTATTGGTATTTTAGCCAGTATAGCCCTCTCTTCTTCCATGGCCCAAGCCGCCTCTAACTTTCGGATTGCCACTTTTAATACGTCTCTGAGTCCTAATCAGCAAAACGGACTGATAGACGCTTTATCCATCGGACCTAATGATCCTGCCTACAATACACCAGGGACTCTAACTTATCAAGCTCGTCAAATAGCCGAAGTTATCCAACGAATTAACCCTGATATTATCCTGCTTAATGAATTTAACTATAATCCTGCCAATCCCGTAGGCGCGGCAACCCTTTTTCAGCAAAATTTCCTTTCTGTCGGGCAAAATGTATCAGGTGACCCCAATGGCCCTGCCAGTCCGATTACTTTTAACGAATTTTATGTTAGGCCAGATGCTACCACTAACCCTTTTAATACCGGGATTTTTTCGGGTTATGCCTTAAATGTCCAGCAAGGAGGCGCAATTCCTCAACCGTCTGTAGAAACATCTCAATATGCTAATACTTCTTGGGGCTTTGGCTTTTACCCCGGACAGTATGGTATGGTAGTTTACTCCAAATATCCAATTTTAGAAGAACAAGCTAGAACCTTTCAAAATTTTCTTTGGCAGGATATGCCGAACAATTTACTGCCTACTGACTGGTATTCTCCCACAGTAGCGGCTCAATTTCCGCTTTCTTCAAAAAGTCATTGGGACTTACCCATTGATGTTAATGGAGAAATCATTCATGTTCTGGCCAGTCATCCCACTCCCCCTGTTTTTGATGGACCAGAAGACCGTAATGGCAGACGCAACCATGATGAGATCCGTTTATGGTCGGATTATATTACTCCCGGACAAGGTAACTATATTTACGATGACAAAGGAGTTTTTGGAGGGTTAACCCTTGGTTCTCGTTTTGTGATTATGGGTGACCAAAATGCTGATCCCTACGATGGAGATAGCAGTTTTGGCGCGATCAATCAACTCGTCGATAATCCTCTCATAAATACCAGCTTTACGCCAGGAAGTTTAGGCGGTGTTCAGTACACTGATCGTAATCCTAATCAGATCGGTAATCCTTTTTATGATACCGCCGCTTTTACAGGAGGATTACGGGTTGATTATGTTCTTCCCTCTACTAACTTACAAATTCTCGATGGTCTAGTTTTTTGGCCCACCGATGACAATCCTCTTTCCTCTCTAAATAATGCGTCTGACCATCACGCAGTTGCTTTAACGCTGACTGCTGCTGTTCCTGAACCGAATACTATTTTAGGGGTTTTCACTGTAGGAATTTTTGGCTTTCTTTACCGAAAACATCGCAACTCTAATTAA
- a CDS encoding PEP-CTERM sorting domain-containing protein, with translation MLSSKKFLLSSLFLTPSLLVLSAFSSSASAVELVGRAVLNADTFAPGPTSGQLITASNGRIPPFINQQPIQGFSAVLPGPKEGTYLVMVDNGFGSKPTSPDSLLRFYAVEPDFTTGQVFPVNLQTGERLNSFSQESWFQLNDQNHQAGFPIVADQTNYPGSNIPVDSNLKSNRWLTGADFDIESFRKVSDGTYWFGDEFGPFLLHVSANGTLLEKPISLPNFLGLGNNSLVQSPSNPNTTTPNLPNSKGFEGMALNTNGTKLYAMLEGPLNNDQNRNRLLINEFDLATKQYTGNVFAYRMENTVESGQAIGDLTAINDHEFLVIERDSKQGDPNNPAFTTPAQFKRIYKIDISQVDSQGFVKKNLLVDLLNIPDPNNLGGNGTTNGVFTFPFVTIEDVLIVDHQTLLVINDNNYPFSVGRTPGQPDNNEFILVKLDQPLTSVPEPSTVGGGILALVMGGFFRRKKQQSN, from the coding sequence ATGCTATCTTCAAAAAAATTCCTGCTATCAAGTTTATTTTTAACTCCATCTCTGCTTGTTTTGAGTGCTTTTTCTTCTTCAGCTTCTGCCGTTGAATTAGTCGGACGTGCCGTTTTAAATGCAGATACTTTTGCGCCAGGGCCAACTTCTGGTCAATTAATTACTGCCTCAAATGGTCGCATTCCTCCCTTTATCAATCAGCAACCCATTCAGGGATTTTCGGCTGTTTTACCCGGCCCCAAGGAGGGAACTTATTTAGTCATGGTAGATAATGGATTTGGCTCAAAACCCACTTCACCAGACAGTTTATTAAGATTTTATGCGGTTGAACCCGATTTTACTACCGGTCAAGTTTTTCCCGTAAATTTACAAACTGGAGAGAGATTAAATAGTTTTAGTCAAGAAAGTTGGTTTCAACTAAACGACCAAAATCATCAAGCGGGTTTTCCTATTGTAGCAGACCAAACGAATTATCCTGGAAGCAATATTCCTGTAGATTCTAATCTTAAATCTAATCGTTGGCTAACTGGCGCAGACTTTGATATAGAATCCTTCCGTAAAGTCAGTGATGGAACTTATTGGTTCGGGGATGAATTCGGCCCTTTTTTACTTCATGTATCCGCCAATGGAACCTTATTAGAAAAGCCAATTTCTCTGCCGAATTTTTTAGGGTTAGGGAATAATTCGTTAGTTCAGTCCCCCAGTAATCCCAATACCACAACCCCTAATTTACCTAATTCTAAAGGGTTTGAAGGCATGGCATTAAACACCAATGGGACTAAACTTTATGCTATGTTGGAAGGTCCTTTAAATAATGATCAAAATAGAAATCGCTTGTTGATTAATGAGTTCGATTTAGCCACTAAGCAATATACCGGCAATGTCTTTGCTTATCGTATGGAAAATACAGTTGAAAGTGGTCAAGCGATTGGAGATTTAACGGCTATTAACGATCATGAATTTTTGGTTATAGAAAGGGATAGTAAACAAGGAGACCCCAATAATCCAGCTTTTACCACTCCGGCTCAGTTTAAACGGATTTATAAAATTGACATTAGTCAAGTGGATAGTCAAGGATTTGTCAAAAAAAATTTATTAGTAGACTTGCTAAATATTCCTGACCCTAATAATCTTGGCGGCAATGGAACAACTAACGGAGTCTTTACTTTTCCTTTTGTGACTATAGAGGATGTTTTAATTGTTGATCATCAAACTTTGTTAGTGATTAATGATAATAATTATCCTTTTAGTGTCGGCCGCACACCGGGTCAACCCGATAATAACGAGTTTATCCTAGTTAAATTGGATCAACCTTTAACATCTGTTCCTGAACCTTCAACTGTTGGAGGCGGCATTTTAGCACTCGTTATGGGTGGTTTCTTCCGAAGAAAAAAGCAGCAATCTAATTAA